In Lotus japonicus ecotype B-129 chromosome 5, LjGifu_v1.2, one genomic interval encodes:
- the LOC130719441 gene encoding uncharacterized protein LOC130719441 — MELLVDAGLMKTVKDIGRCFSQLVRKFIVNIPTDCDDESSPEFRKAYVRGKCVNFSPEVVNEFLGRSPVAGTDEEPDLNRVAKTLTGKMVKKWPKKGLLPSGKLTTKYVVLFKIGCANWMATNHLSGVTPPLARMFYLIGTGGEFDFGKLVFYQTLKHAGSYAVRLPILFPCLLSELIVKQHPHVVRADEPQGKRPLPLKFDYRLFAGTHVPDIVLSAVKGSASTSGTQAVGASKDDILAELRVVSKSLDATIQACKIRKRNVDKLIKATTQVPTAGAEESNIEESTENVEDDNADVEEEEA; from the coding sequence ATGGAACTGTTGGTTGATGCAGGTTTGATGAAGACTGTCAAGGACATTGGCAGATGTTTTTCTCAATTGGTTAGGAAATTCATTGTGAATATCCCTACTGACTGTGATGATGAGAGTAGCCCCGAGTTCAGGAAGGCCTATGTTAGAGGAAAGTGTGTTAATTTCTCTCCTGAAGTTGTTAATGAGTTTTTGGGAAGAAGTCCGGTTGCTGGAACCGATGAAGAACCTGATTTAAATAGGGTTGCTAAGACCCTTACTGGCAAGATGGTCAAGAAGTGGCCAAAGAAAGGATTGCTTCCCTCTGGGAAGTTAACTACCAAGTATGTTGTTCTTTTCAAGATTGGGTGTGCAAATTGGATGGCCACCAATCACCTATCTGGTGTAACTCCTCCCCTTGCAAGAATGTTCTATCTGATTGGCACTGGTGGTGAGTTTGATTTTGGCAAACTGGTTTTTTATCAGACTCTGAAGCATGCAGGCTCTTATGCTGTGAGACTGCCCATTCTATTTCCATGCCTATTGTCTGAACTAATTGTCAAACAACATCCTCATGTTGTGAGGGCTGATGAACCACAAGGTAAGAGACCTTTGCCTCTCAAGTTTGATTATCGCTTGTTTGCTGGGACACATGTTCCAGACATTGTGCTATCTGCAGTAAAGGGTTCTGCCAGTACCAGTGGTACTCAGGCAGTTGGTGCAAGCAAAGATGATATTTTGGCTGAATTGAGGGTTGTCTCCAAATCCTTAGATGCCACTATTCAGGCTTGCAAGATTAGGAAGCGGAATGTGGACAAGCTCATCAAAGCCACGACACAGGTTCCTACTGCTGGTGCTGAGGAAAGTAATATTGAAGAATCTACTGAGAATGTTGAGGATGACAATGCTGATGTTGAGGAAGAAGAGGCTTAG